From one Desulfurobacterium thermolithotrophum DSM 11699 genomic stretch:
- a CDS encoding Maf family nucleotide pyrophosphatase, which produces MRLLLVSSSPRRKEILSMVGISFRVLKSSVEEEILSSPIETAVKNAEKKVLSVKDNQQKEEIALAADTIVILDNKILGKPKDKIEALNFLKKLSGRWHTVITGFSLRFPDGRLISSFEESKVKFKKLSLSEIEWYVSTEEPLDKAGAYGIQGIGALFIEKIEGDFFNVMGLPISRIYDILSLELI; this is translated from the coding sequence ATTAGACTACTTCTTGTTTCTTCTTCTCCCCGAAGGAAAGAAATTCTATCGATGGTTGGTATTTCTTTTAGAGTCTTAAAATCTTCGGTTGAAGAAGAAATTCTTTCTTCTCCTATTGAAACAGCAGTGAAAAATGCAGAAAAGAAGGTTCTCAGTGTAAAGGATAACCAGCAGAAGGAAGAGATTGCACTTGCAGCTGATACAATAGTTATTCTTGATAATAAAATCCTTGGAAAACCAAAAGATAAAATAGAAGCTTTAAATTTTTTAAAAAAACTTTCAGGAAGATGGCATACAGTTATAACCGGCTTTTCTCTTCGTTTCCCAGATGGTAGATTAATAAGCTCATTTGAAGAAAGTAAAGTTAAATTTAAGAAATTATCTTTATCTGAAATAGAGTGGTATGTCTCTACAGAAGAACCTCTTGATAAAGCAGGTGCTTACGGAATACAGGGAATAGGCGCTTTATTTATAGAAAAAATAGAAGGGGACTTTTTTAATGTTATGGGTTTACCTATAAGCAGGATTTACGATATACTTAGTTTAGAGTTGATTTAG